In one Silene latifolia isolate original U9 population chromosome 10, ASM4854445v1, whole genome shotgun sequence genomic region, the following are encoded:
- the LOC141607898 gene encoding uncharacterized protein LOC141607898 yields MANCMWVARKMLEDIRANNAISTQSINDLLIERYGIEMATSSVYKAKDIAIMEINGGHDDSYRQLPRYCEVIKSTNPGSVAHCALVPMDSPERPLQFKNIFIAFQAQCEGSIRGYKSLIGVDGTHLKGNYGGVLLSAVAMDDNNELFPVAIAVVELENKETWRKFFCHLKQILKDSGRNN; encoded by the coding sequence ATGGCCAACTGTATGTGGGTAGCAAGAAAAATGTTAGAAGATATAAGGGCAAATAATGCAATTTCAACTCAGTCAATTAATGACCTTCTGATAGAAAGATATGGGATTGAAATGGCAACTTCCAGTGTCTATAAAGCCAAAGACATAGCCATAATGGAAATCAATGGTGGCCATGATGACTCTTATAGGCAACTTCCTAGATACTGTGAAGTTATAAAATCAACAAATCCTGGCAGTGTTGCCCATTGTGCATTAGTACCTATGGACAGTCCAGAGAGACCCTTGCAATTCAAGAACATTTTCATTGCCTTCCAAGCACAATGTGAAGGGTCAATAAGAGGGTATAAGAGTTTGATTGGTGTGGATGGGACACACTTAAAAGGGAATTATGGTGGTGTTCTTTTATCTGCAGTTGCTATGGATGATAACAATGAGTTGTTCCCTGTTGCTATAGCTGTTGTTGAGTTAGAAAACAAAGAAACATGGAGAAAATTCTTTTGCCATTTAAAGCAAATTCTGAAAGATAGTGGGAGGAATAACTAG